From the genome of Sphingobacterium kitahiroshimense, one region includes:
- a CDS encoding VOC family protein, whose product MIQLTFASLQVKNLEASIDFYTNKLGFEIDNANPQACVFKYNQGQASFAIRTPLEPLEGKELGIGVALWFAVNENVDELKEKLIANGVTDVFPIIETPFGRAFHVKDIDGYKLTFLETKS is encoded by the coding sequence ATGATACAGTTGACATTCGCTTCACTTCAAGTGAAAAATTTAGAAGCATCAATAGACTTCTATACAAACAAATTAGGCTTTGAAATTGACAATGCTAATCCGCAAGCCTGTGTTTTTAAGTACAATCAGGGACAGGCAAGTTTTGCTATCCGCACACCTCTTGAACCATTGGAAGGAAAAGAATTGGGAATTGGCGTGGCACTTTGGTTTGCCGTTAACGAAAATGTGGATGAACTGAAAGAAAAACTTATTGCGAATGGAGTGACCGATGTGTTTCCAATCATAGAAACACCTTTTGGCAGGGCATTTCACGTAAAAGACATTGACGGCTATAAGCTGACTTTCCTGGAAACAAAATCATAA
- a CDS encoding conjugal transfer protein TraO: protein MKKYIYTVMLIFMAITVTQAQRMLPKQKGLEISAGVISDDKIGNDYYLNIGMTVNGKNGNYQLWALEYTHQYHDYKDLRIPQETYTAEGGYSFYLLGDVRKNITLNFGITGVVGYESINRGEAMLYDGAKILSEDNFIYGAGGRLTFETYLSDRFVLVLQGRTKVLWGTDLQQFRPAAGVGLRFNF, encoded by the coding sequence ATGAAAAAGTATATCTATACCGTGATGCTCATCTTTATGGCCATCACTGTTACACAGGCACAAAGAATGCTTCCAAAACAGAAAGGATTGGAAATAAGTGCAGGCGTAATATCCGATGATAAAATCGGCAATGATTATTACCTCAACATCGGAATGACCGTGAACGGAAAAAATGGAAATTACCAGCTTTGGGCTTTGGAATATACGCACCAATACCACGATTACAAAGATCTTCGTATACCGCAGGAAACTTATACTGCCGAGGGTGGCTACAGCTTCTACCTTCTGGGCGATGTTCGTAAGAACATCACGCTGAACTTCGGAATAACAGGAGTAGTCGGTTATGAAAGCATCAATCGTGGCGAAGCGATGTTGTATGACGGAGCAAAGATTTTGAGTGAGGACAACTTCATTTATGGAGCTGGCGGACGGCTCACTTTTGAAACGTACCTGTCAGACCGATTTGTGTTAGTCCTGCAAGGGCGTACAAAGGTCTTGTGGGGGACGGATTTGCAACAGTTCCGACCGGCAGCTGGTGTGGGATTAAGGTTTAATTTTTAA
- a CDS encoding DUF4141 domain-containing protein translates to MKKVLYLVCTALMLAVAPSAKAQFVVTDPANLASGIINSANEIIQTSSTVSNVVKNFNEVKKVYDQGKEYYDKLKAINNLVKDARKVQQTVLLVGDVSEMYVQNFGKMMNDPNFTPQELVAIGNGYSALLNESTELLKELKQIITSSSLSLNDKERMDIIDRVYKEVKDYHSLVRYYTNKNISVSYLRAKKKNDAKRVLELYGTSNQKYW, encoded by the coding sequence ATGAAAAAAGTATTGTATCTGGTGTGTACGGCACTAATGCTCGCCGTAGCACCGTCAGCGAAAGCCCAATTTGTAGTAACTGACCCTGCAAACCTGGCTTCAGGGATTATCAACAGTGCGAACGAAATCATACAGACTTCTTCCACTGTGAGCAATGTCGTTAAGAACTTCAACGAAGTGAAGAAAGTGTACGACCAGGGCAAGGAATATTACGACAAGCTGAAAGCTATCAACAACCTTGTGAAAGATGCCCGTAAGGTACAGCAAACCGTATTGTTGGTAGGCGATGTTTCCGAAATGTACGTGCAGAATTTTGGCAAGATGATGAACGACCCAAATTTTACACCGCAGGAATTGGTTGCCATCGGCAATGGTTATTCGGCACTGCTCAATGAAAGTACCGAACTGCTAAAAGAATTGAAGCAAATTATAACCTCTTCAAGCCTTTCGTTAAACGACAAAGAGCGTATGGATATTATTGATCGTGTGTACAAAGAGGTAAAGGATTACCACAGCCTTGTACGCTACTACACCAATAAGAACATTTCTGTAAGCTACCTGAGAGCGAAAAAGAAAAACGATGCCAAAAGGGTTCTTGAACTCTACGGAACCTCTAATCAAAAATACTGGTAA
- a CDS encoding DUF4133 domain-containing protein has protein sequence MNNYNINKGIGRTVEFKGLKAQYLFIFAGGLLGTLILVMILYMAGVNSYICLFLGAGGASLIVWQTFSLNRKYGEHGLMKIGAGKRHPRYIICRKPVHRYLKFTPKSNAL, from the coding sequence ATGAACAATTACAACATAAACAAAGGCATAGGCAGGACAGTGGAATTTAAGGGACTGAAAGCACAATACCTGTTCATTTTCGCAGGCGGACTGCTTGGTACACTCATCCTCGTGATGATACTGTATATGGCAGGAGTAAACTCTTACATCTGCCTGTTCCTCGGAGCAGGCGGTGCTTCGCTCATTGTGTGGCAGACCTTTTCACTAAACAGGAAGTACGGCGAACACGGGCTAATGAAAATCGGGGCAGGAAAAAGACATCCCCGATACATCATTTGTCGCAAGCCTGTACACCGCTATTTAAAATTCACTCCTAAATCGAATGCCCTATGA
- the traN gene encoding conjugative transposon protein TraN: MKNHLKTFWAFALILSFAAESYAQDSVRTKLTLGKIEPYKMEVTYDKTSHLIFPSAIRYVDLGSEYLIAGKAEDAENVLRVKATVRDFEAETNFSVITNDGRFYSFNVYYSSYPEVLSYDLLTMQKAVDKANGNDVLFEELGNNSPSLAGLLLETIYKKDKRIVKHIGAKSFGIQFILKGIYIHNGKYYFHTELRNKTNVPFGIDFINFKVVDKKVAKRTVVQERPLIPLRTYKPLEKIGGKSTEQNVFLLDQFTIADDKVLLIDVFEKNGGRHQTLQIENSDLIKARSVNDMHLKF, encoded by the coding sequence ATGAAAAATCATTTAAAAACCTTTTGGGCATTTGCCCTGATACTAAGCTTTGCCGCAGAATCTTACGCACAGGACAGTGTAAGAACGAAACTTACATTGGGCAAGATAGAACCATATAAAATGGAAGTTACCTACGATAAAACTTCGCACCTGATTTTTCCGAGCGCTATTCGTTATGTGGATTTAGGCAGCGAATACCTGATTGCCGGAAAAGCGGAAGATGCTGAAAACGTGTTGCGTGTAAAAGCAACGGTAAGGGATTTTGAAGCTGAAACCAATTTTTCTGTGATTACTAATGACGGACGTTTTTACAGTTTCAATGTGTATTACAGTTCCTATCCCGAAGTGTTGAGCTATGACCTGTTAACAATGCAAAAAGCAGTTGATAAAGCCAACGGAAACGATGTGCTTTTCGAAGAATTAGGCAACAATTCGCCCTCACTAGCAGGCTTGCTTTTGGAAACCATTTACAAAAAAGACAAACGCATTGTAAAACATATCGGGGCTAAGAGTTTCGGTATACAGTTTATTCTTAAAGGCATTTACATACATAACGGCAAATACTATTTCCATACAGAATTAAGAAACAAAACTAATGTGCCTTTCGGGATTGATTTTATCAATTTCAAAGTAGTGGATAAAAAGGTAGCCAAACGTACCGTAGTACAGGAACGCCCGCTGATACCGTTACGCACTTACAAGCCATTGGAGAAGATTGGCGGTAAATCGACCGAACAAAACGTATTTCTGTTAGACCAATTTACCATTGCCGATGACAAGGTACTGCTGATTGATGTTTTCGAAAAAAACGGGGGCAGGCATCAGACACTCCAGATAGAAAATTCCGATTTAATCAAGGCTCGTTCGGTTAATGATATGCATCTGAAATTTTAA
- a CDS encoding SDR family oxidoreductase, with amino-acid sequence MNSKILVTGATGSLGSKVVNLLKEKISVENLAVLVRDENSELAKQYANDGIDVKTGDYANLESLENAFRDVDVLYFVSGGDDAKRTVLHKNVVDAAKKAGVQHIVYTSAVWKDESASSPLADLVNSHLETENTIKASGIGYTLLKHNLYAEVIEMLIGDKNQLLKNKTIYLPTANGLVSFAPKQDLAEAAANILLNASAYVNKVLAFNGSEQINFSEIAERISRIVNEPIRYISPEKSEFEIQMDKFGLPNPIIEILSTFSLAIADGEFDQQSNDLEMVLGRKTTPLSQYLTAAYQ; translated from the coding sequence ATGAATAGCAAAATATTAGTTACAGGAGCTACGGGTAGTTTGGGGAGCAAAGTTGTCAATCTTCTGAAAGAAAAAATATCAGTTGAAAATCTGGCTGTTTTGGTTAGAGACGAAAACAGTGAATTGGCAAAACAGTATGCTAATGATGGCATTGATGTAAAAACCGGGGATTATGCCAATTTGGAAAGTTTGGAAAATGCTTTTAGAGACGTTGATGTTTTATACTTCGTTTCGGGTGGAGATGATGCTAAGCGTACTGTACTTCATAAAAACGTAGTTGATGCCGCAAAGAAAGCTGGTGTACAACACATTGTTTATACCAGTGCAGTATGGAAAGACGAAAGTGCATCTTCTCCTCTGGCAGACTTGGTAAATTCTCATTTAGAAACTGAAAATACTATCAAAGCTTCAGGTATTGGTTACACCCTATTGAAACATAATTTGTATGCCGAAGTCATCGAAATGTTGATTGGAGATAAAAACCAACTATTAAAAAACAAAACGATTTATCTGCCAACAGCAAATGGGTTGGTTTCTTTTGCACCCAAACAAGATTTGGCAGAAGCTGCCGCAAATATTCTTTTAAACGCTTCAGCCTATGTAAATAAAGTACTGGCGTTTAACGGAAGTGAACAAATTAATTTTTCAGAAATTGCCGAAAGAATATCAAGGATTGTGAATGAACCCATTCGGTATATTTCTCCGGAGAAAAGTGAATTTGAAATTCAAATGGATAAATTTGGTTTGCCCAATCCTATTATCGAAATATTGAGCACTTTCAGTTTGGCTATTGCCGATGGAGAATTTGACCAGCAATCGAATGATTTGGAAATGGTTTTGGGAAGAAAAACAACGCCTTTGTCCCAGTATTTAACAGCAGCTTATCAATAA
- the traJ gene encoding conjugative transposon protein TraJ translates to MEWDNLHELLRSLYDDMMPLASDMAAVAKGLAGLGALFYVALKVWQALSRAEPIDVFPLLRPFALGLCIMFFPTIVLGTINAVLSPVVTGTHAILEDQVLDLNKLQQQKDQLEYEAMVRNPETAYMVSDEEFDKKLDELGWSPSDVGTMAGMYMDRQAYKIEKAIKDWFRNLLEILFQAAALVIDTIRTFFLIVLSILGPIAFAISVWDGFQSTLTQWITRYVSVYLWLPVSDLFSSMLARIQSLILERDIAMLADPTYIPDTSNTVYIIFMIIGIIGYFTIPTVTGWVIQAGGAGNFTRNVNQTAMKTGNIAGAGAGSTVGNIGGKLMNK, encoded by the coding sequence ATGGAATGGGATAATCTTCACGAACTCCTGCGTTCGCTTTACGACGATATGATGCCGCTTGCAAGCGATATGGCGGCAGTAGCTAAAGGTTTGGCGGGATTGGGGGCGTTGTTCTATGTGGCATTAAAGGTTTGGCAGGCTTTAAGCCGAGCAGAACCTATTGATGTGTTCCCGTTGTTGCGTCCGTTCGCTTTGGGGCTTTGTATAATGTTCTTCCCAACCATCGTGTTGGGAACCATTAATGCAGTATTAAGCCCGGTGGTTACAGGAACCCACGCCATACTCGAAGACCAGGTGCTTGATCTCAACAAGCTGCAACAGCAGAAAGACCAATTGGAATACGAGGCAATGGTCAGAAATCCCGAAACGGCCTATATGGTATCAGACGAAGAGTTTGATAAAAAGCTGGATGAATTGGGCTGGTCGCCATCGGACGTTGGTACAATGGCGGGAATGTATATGGACAGGCAAGCCTACAAGATAGAGAAAGCCATAAAGGATTGGTTTCGCAATTTACTGGAAATACTTTTTCAGGCGGCTGCTTTGGTTATTGATACCATACGGACGTTCTTCCTGATAGTCCTTTCCATACTCGGACCAATAGCTTTTGCTATTTCCGTTTGGGACGGATTTCAGTCCACGCTCACACAGTGGATCACTAGGTATGTCAGCGTATATCTCTGGCTTCCTGTTTCGGATTTGTTCAGCTCGATGCTGGCAAGAATACAATCCCTCATACTGGAAAGGGATATAGCAATGCTTGCCGATCCAACCTACATTCCTGATACCAGCAATACGGTGTACATCATCTTTATGATTATCGGTATTATCGGGTACTTCACAATTCCGACAGTAACAGGTTGGGTAATCCAAGCCGGAGGTGCAGGAAACTTTACCCGCAACGTGAACCAAACTGCAATGAAAACAGGAAACATCGCCGGAGCAGGTGCAGGTTCCACAGTTGGAAACATCGGCGGTAAACTGATGAATAAATAA
- the traK gene encoding conjugative transposon protein TraK, translating to MEFKTLRNIENSFRQIRLYAIVFAVLCIGVVGYAVWQSYRFAEEQRQKIYVLDNGKSLMLALSQDASINRPVEAREHVRRFHELFFTLAPDKNAIESNMSRAFNLADKSAFDYYKDLSEKGYYNRIISGNVQQRIEVDSVVCNFDTHPYAVRTYAKQFIIRSSNVTRRNLITSCYLVNSVRSDNNPQGFNIEKFAVVENRDMEVIER from the coding sequence ATGGAATTTAAAACGCTAAGAAATATCGAAAACAGCTTTAGGCAGATAAGATTATATGCCATTGTGTTTGCGGTTCTCTGCATTGGCGTGGTAGGATATGCCGTATGGCAGTCCTACCGCTTTGCAGAAGAACAACGCCAAAAAATCTATGTATTGGATAACGGCAAATCTTTGATGCTTGCCTTATCGCAAGATGCGAGCATCAACCGTCCTGTGGAAGCAAGGGAACACGTCAGACGTTTTCACGAGCTTTTTTTTACACTGGCACCCGATAAAAATGCTATCGAAAGCAATATGAGTAGGGCATTTAACCTTGCGGATAAAAGTGCTTTTGACTATTACAAAGACTTATCTGAAAAGGGTTATTACAACAGAATTATTTCAGGTAATGTTCAGCAACGCATCGAAGTCGATAGTGTCGTGTGCAATTTCGACACCCATCCTTATGCGGTACGCACCTATGCCAAACAATTTATTATCCGTTCGAGCAATGTAACCAGGCGTAACCTGATTACTTCCTGCTATCTCGTGAACTCCGTCCGTTCCGACAATAACCCGCAAGGCTTTAACATTGAAAAATTTGCAGTGGTTGAAAACAGGGATATGGAAGTCATCGAACGCTAA
- the traM gene encoding conjugative transposon protein TraM, giving the protein MKENENKKSVVRVTEGNPTATADVLQDGTQNNKEKLKKPLIFGLMAIVFVGCMYLIFKPSEDKKAIESVGLNDAVPEATGAGMPADKGKAYEQEMLESKDQEKRNALTTLSDYWNTEDKEEPIPEQFPEEDQSNSYGRNSGRNSNPGLNSYRNTQSALSSFYQDDNTETMELRRQLDEMKEKLAEKDVPPVATVDDQLKLMEKSYEMAAKYLPKNTNTENTTPANDAPDAVSAVGTHQKEHFVSFTPARKNAVSALYREPTDSAFLADWSETKNRGFYTAGSVEQVVQPKNSIKACVHDAQTVVGESGVRLRLLEPAQTPQRTIPKGTIVTANAKFQNGRLQLKITSIELEGNIIPVDITIYDLDGQQGLYVPYSPEMNALTEMAGNMSQTGGTSVMLTQNAGQQVAADLSKGVVQGISGYFAKKVRTPKVTLKAGHQVFLVSKK; this is encoded by the coding sequence ATGAAAGAAAATGAAAACAAAAAATCGGTTGTTCGGGTAACGGAAGGGAACCCGACAGCAACCGCTGATGTGCTGCAAGACGGCACACAGAATAATAAGGAGAAGCTCAAAAAGCCCCTAATCTTTGGTTTAATGGCGATTGTCTTCGTGGGTTGTATGTACCTCATATTTAAACCGTCCGAAGATAAAAAAGCGATTGAAAGCGTCGGGCTGAACGATGCAGTACCAGAAGCAACCGGAGCCGGAATGCCTGCCGACAAAGGCAAGGCGTATGAACAGGAAATGCTGGAAAGCAAAGACCAGGAAAAGCGTAATGCTTTAACTACGCTTTCTGACTATTGGAATACCGAAGACAAAGAAGAACCGATTCCCGAGCAATTTCCTGAAGAAGACCAAAGCAACAGCTATGGCAGAAATTCAGGAAGAAACAGCAATCCTGGGTTGAACAGCTATCGAAATACTCAAAGTGCATTGAGTTCTTTTTATCAGGATGATAATACTGAAACAATGGAACTCCGCAGGCAATTGGACGAAATGAAAGAAAAGCTGGCTGAAAAAGATGTGCCACCTGTTGCCACGGTAGATGACCAGCTTAAACTAATGGAGAAATCCTATGAAATGGCAGCAAAGTATCTCCCGAAAAATACGAATACCGAAAATACAACACCTGCTAATGATGCTCCTGATGCTGTTAGTGCTGTGGGTACTCACCAAAAAGAGCATTTTGTATCGTTTACGCCTGCAAGAAAGAATGCCGTATCAGCCCTGTACCGTGAGCCTACGGATAGTGCTTTTTTAGCCGATTGGAGCGAAACAAAGAACCGAGGTTTTTATACCGCCGGTTCTGTGGAGCAGGTGGTACAGCCTAAAAACAGTATAAAAGCCTGTGTACACGATGCTCAAACAGTAGTTGGCGAAAGTGGTGTGCGTTTACGATTGTTAGAGCCTGCCCAAACGCCACAACGTACCATTCCAAAAGGAACGATTGTAACGGCAAATGCCAAATTTCAAAATGGTAGACTACAACTAAAAATTACCTCGATAGAACTGGAAGGCAATATCATCCCGGTAGATATTACCATTTACGATTTGGACGGGCAGCAAGGCTTGTACGTTCCATATTCGCCCGAAATGAATGCCCTTACCGAAATGGCTGGCAATATGAGCCAGACAGGTGGTACAAGCGTAATGCTTACACAAAATGCCGGTCAACAGGTTGCCGCAGATTTAAGCAAAGGAGTAGTACAGGGAATTTCGGGCTATTTCGCCAAAAAGGTAAGAACCCCAAAAGTTACGCTGAAAGCAGGACATCAGGTCTTTCTTGTATCTAAAAAATAA
- a CDS encoding DUF4134 domain-containing protein, with translation MEKQRKKVLLAAVAMLSGIGVFAQGNGSAGINEATQMVTSYFDPATQLIYAIGAVVGLIGGVKVYNKFSSGDPDTSKTAASWFGACIFLIVAATILRSFFL, from the coding sequence ATGGAAAAACAGAGAAAAAAAGTTTTGCTGGCAGCCGTGGCAATGCTGTCAGGAATTGGTGTGTTCGCACAGGGAAACGGTTCGGCAGGTATCAACGAGGCTACCCAAATGGTAACGTCTTATTTCGACCCCGCAACCCAATTAATCTACGCCATCGGTGCGGTCGTGGGCTTGATAGGGGGCGTTAAAGTTTACAATAAGTTCAGTTCGGGCGACCCCGACACATCGAAGACTGCGGCAAGCTGGTTCGGTGCGTGTATCTTCTTAATCGTAGCGGCTACCATCCTGCGTTCATTCTTCCTTTAA
- a CDS encoding nitrogen regulatory IIA protein has protein sequence MKKLRANMDRYFDKLDERWRALPIRKQHQYTLYFFLGYLLITVVVIGKVMYDTSKSGNDMIIEHIENPVLKKSESPARLKDTLSTVLKNEIYERK, from the coding sequence ATGAAAAAATTAAGAGCAAATATGGACAGATATTTTGACAAACTGGACGAACGCTGGCGTGCATTGCCCATACGGAAACAGCACCAATATACGCTGTACTTCTTTTTGGGTTATCTGCTAATTACCGTAGTGGTCATTGGCAAAGTAATGTACGACACCTCAAAATCCGGTAACGATATGATCATTGAACATATCGAAAACCCTGTCCTCAAAAAAAGTGAGAGCCCTGCAAGATTGAAGGACACATTATCAACAGTTCTAAAAAATGAGATTTATGAAAGAAAATGA
- a CDS encoding TraG family conjugative transposon ATPase: protein MRNVAKTTTLENKFPLLAVENNCILSKDADITACFEVRLPELFTVASAEYEAIHSAWHKAIKTLPDFTVVHKQDWYIKESYAPNLEKEDQSFLAKSYQRHFNERPFLNHYCYLFLTKTTKERMRMQSNFSSLCKGSLIPKEIRNKETIHRFMETVAQFERIVNDSGFITLKRLTEDEIIGTEDTQGLLEQYLTLSREAGTPMQDIALGTEEVRIGNKRLSLHTLSDTDDLPGTVSADTRFEKLSTDRSDCRLSFAAPVGLLLNCNHIYNQYLFLDNSEANLQKFEKSARNMHSLARYSRANQINKEWIEKYLNEAHSFGLSSVRAHFNIMAWSEDPTELKQLKNDCGSALALMECKPRHNTTDVATLYWAGMPGNAGDFPNEESFYTFIEPALCFFTEETNYHNSPSPFGIKMADRLTGKPIHLDISDLPMKRGIITNRNKFILGPSGSGKSFFTNHMVRQYYEQGAHVLLVDTGNSYQGLCELIKGKTKGEDGVYFTYTEDNPIAFNPFYTDDGVFDIEKRESVKTLILTLWKRDDEPPTRSEEVALSNAVSGYIERIKQEDVYPSFNGFYEYVKGDYRKVLEEKQVREKDFDIANFLNVLEPYYKGGEYDYLLNSDKQLDLLSKRFIVFEIDAIKDHKILFPIVTIIIMEVFINKMRRLKGIRKLILIEEAWKAIAKEGMAEYIKYLFKTVRKFFGEAIVVTQEVDDIIQSPIVKESIINNSDCKILLDQRKYMNKFDDIQAMLGLTDKEKGQVLSINMNNDASRLYKEVWIGLGGTHSAVYATEVSLEEYLAYTTEETEKMEVMQLAAELDGNVELAIKHLAMQRRDKSNQ, encoded by the coding sequence ATGAGAAACGTTGCAAAGACAACAACGCTGGAAAACAAATTTCCTTTGTTGGCAGTAGAAAACAACTGCATCCTTTCCAAAGATGCAGACATTACCGCCTGCTTTGAGGTTCGTTTACCGGAACTGTTTACTGTAGCTTCTGCGGAATATGAAGCCATTCATTCCGCCTGGCATAAGGCTATTAAAACTTTGCCTGATTTTACAGTCGTACATAAACAGGATTGGTACATCAAAGAAAGCTACGCTCCCAATTTGGAAAAGGAAGACCAGAGTTTTTTAGCAAAATCCTATCAACGTCATTTTAATGAGCGACCGTTCCTAAACCATTACTGCTACCTCTTTTTAACCAAGACAACCAAAGAGCGTATGCGTATGCAAAGTAATTTTTCATCGCTTTGCAAAGGTTCACTGATACCAAAGGAAATCAGGAACAAGGAAACGATACATCGTTTTATGGAAACCGTGGCACAATTTGAACGTATCGTAAACGATAGCGGTTTCATAACCCTGAAACGACTGACCGAAGATGAAATCATCGGCACAGAAGATACACAGGGACTACTGGAACAGTACCTTACGCTATCAAGGGAAGCCGGAACACCGATGCAGGACATCGCTCTCGGAACGGAAGAAGTCCGTATCGGGAACAAAAGGTTGAGCCTGCACACATTGTCCGATACTGACGATTTACCCGGAACGGTATCGGCTGATACCCGTTTTGAAAAGCTATCTACCGACCGTAGCGATTGCCGTTTGTCATTCGCCGCACCTGTGGGCTTGTTGTTAAACTGCAACCACATTTACAACCAATATTTGTTTTTGGATAACAGTGAAGCCAATCTACAAAAGTTTGAGAAGTCCGCAAGGAATATGCACTCACTGGCTCGTTACAGTCGTGCCAACCAAATCAACAAAGAGTGGATAGAAAAGTACCTCAATGAAGCACATTCGTTTGGTCTATCTTCTGTAAGGGCACACTTCAACATTATGGCGTGGTCGGAAGACCCTACTGAACTGAAACAGTTGAAGAATGATTGCGGTAGTGCTTTGGCTTTAATGGAATGCAAGCCACGTCATAACACTACGGACGTAGCCACTTTGTATTGGGCAGGAATGCCGGGCAATGCCGGCGATTTTCCGAATGAGGAAAGCTTTTACACGTTCATAGAGCCAGCTTTGTGCTTTTTTACAGAAGAAACCAATTACCACAATTCGCCATCGCCATTCGGGATAAAAATGGCTGACCGATTAACCGGGAAGCCTATCCATTTGGATATTTCAGATTTGCCGATGAAACGTGGAATTATTACCAATCGTAACAAGTTCATACTCGGTCCATCAGGTTCTGGTAAATCTTTCTTCACAAACCATATGGTACGACAGTATTACGAACAAGGCGCTCACGTTTTGCTTGTTGACACTGGTAATTCTTATCAAGGATTATGCGAACTCATTAAAGGTAAAACCAAAGGCGAAGACGGTGTTTACTTTACCTACACCGAAGATAATCCGATTGCTTTTAATCCTTTCTATACCGATGATGGTGTGTTCGATATTGAGAAGCGTGAAAGTGTCAAGACTTTGATATTGACGCTTTGGAAACGTGATGATGAACCACCAACTCGCTCAGAAGAAGTAGCATTATCAAATGCTGTATCAGGCTATATCGAACGCATCAAACAAGAAGATGTTTACCCATCATTCAACGGCTTCTATGAGTATGTAAAAGGCGATTACCGAAAGGTACTCGAAGAAAAACAAGTAAGGGAAAAAGACTTTGATATTGCCAATTTCCTGAACGTACTCGAACCTTATTACAAAGGTGGCGAATATGATTATTTACTCAATTCCGATAAGCAGTTAGACTTGTTGAGCAAACGTTTTATCGTGTTTGAAATTGATGCGATTAAAGACCACAAAATCCTCTTTCCCATTGTGACCATCATCATTATGGAAGTCTTTATCAACAAGATGCGTAGGCTGAAAGGCATCCGCAAGCTCATCCTGATTGAAGAAGCGTGGAAAGCGATTGCCAAAGAGGGAATGGCAGAATACATCAAGTATTTGTTTAAGACCGTCCGCAAATTCTTCGGAGAAGCAATTGTCGTAACGCAAGAGGTCGATGATATTATCCAGTCGCCCATTGTGAAAGAAAGTATCATCAATAACTCCGATTGTAAAATCCTCTTAGACCAACGCAAGTATATGAACAAATTCGATGACATACAGGCGATGTTGGGGCTTACGGATAAAGAGAAAGGTCAGGTACTTTCTATCAATATGAACAACGATGCAAGCCGCTTGTACAAAGAGGTTTGGATTGGCTTAGGTGGTACGCACTCGGCAGTCTATGCCACCGAAGTTAGTTTGGAGGAATACCTCGCTTACACCACCGAAGAAACCGAAAAAATGGAAGTGATGCAGCTTGCTGCTGAACTCGACGGTAACGTAGAACTCGCCATTAAGCACCTCGCAATGCAAAGGCGGGACAAATCAAATCAATAA
- a CDS encoding DUF3872 domain-containing protein → MIAIFNKFRIGLLPIYVMLAILTASASLVSCSKDDELEIQNDFPFEVNVMPVPKDIANGQTVEIRITIQRKGNYSNTQYFLRYFQFDGQGTLQYYDEPPYLPNDLYPLPTEQFRFYYTSTSAVSQSFDVWISDSFGNEKQITFQFNSSD, encoded by the coding sequence ATGATAGCAATCTTCAATAAATTCAGAATAGGATTACTGCCGATATATGTAATGCTGGCAATCCTCACAGCTTCGGCTTCTTTGGTATCTTGTAGCAAAGATGATGAACTCGAAATACAGAACGATTTTCCTTTTGAGGTAAACGTGATGCCAGTGCCTAAAGATATTGCCAACGGGCAGACGGTAGAAATACGCATTACCATACAGCGCAAAGGCAATTACAGCAACACGCAGTATTTTCTCCGTTACTTTCAGTTTGACGGACAAGGAACATTGCAATACTACGATGAACCGCCATACCTGCCGAATGATTTATACCCGTTACCGACAGAGCAGTTTCGATTTTACTACACCTCAACGTCTGCCGTATCACAGTCTTTTGATGTTTGGATTTCGGACAGCTTCGGGAATGAAAAGCAGATAACTTTTCAGTTTAACAGTAGTGATTAA